One Urocitellus parryii isolate mUroPar1 chromosome 14, mUroPar1.hap1, whole genome shotgun sequence DNA segment encodes these proteins:
- the LOC113183462 gene encoding protein tyrosine phosphatase type IVA 1-like isoform X2 — translation MALMNRPAPVEVAYKNMRFLITYNPTNATLNKFIEELKKCGVTTIVRVCEATYDTTLVEKEGIHVLDWPFDDGAPPSNQIVNDWLSLVKIKFPEEPGCCIAVHCVAGLGRAPRRGAFNSKQLLYLEKYRPKMRLRFEDSNGHRNNCCIQ, via the exons ATGGCTCTAATGAACCGCCCTGCTCCTGTGGAAGTTGCGTACAAGAACATGAGATTTCTTATTACATACAATCCAACCAATGCAACCTTAAACAAATTTATAGAGGAACTTAAGAAGTGTGGTGTTACCACAATAGTAAGAGTATGTGAAGCAACTTATGACACTACTCTTGTGGAGAAAGAAGGCATCCATGTTCTTGATTGGCCTTTTGATGATGGTGCACCACCGTCCAACCAAATTGTCAATGATTGGTTAAGTCTTGTAAAAATTAAGTTTCCTGAAGAACCTGGTTGTTGTATTGCTGTTCATTGTGTTGCAGGCCTTGGGAGAGCTCCA CGGCGTGGAGCCTTTAACAGCAAGCAACTTTTGTATTTGGAGAAGTATCGTCCTAAAATGCGGCTGCGCTTCGAAGACTCCAATGGTCATAGAAACAACTGTTGCATTCAATAA
- the LOC113183462 gene encoding protein tyrosine phosphatase type IVA 1-like isoform X1, producing the protein MALMNRPAPVEVAYKNMRFLITYNPTNATLNKFIEELKKCGVTTIVRVCEATYDTTLVEKEGIHVLDWPFDDGAPPSNQIVNDWLSLVKIKFPEEPGCCIAVHCVAGLGRAPVLVALALIEGGMKYEDAVQLIRQKRRGAFNSKQLLYLEKYRPKMRLRFEDSNGHRNNCCIQ; encoded by the coding sequence ATGGCTCTAATGAACCGCCCTGCTCCTGTGGAAGTTGCGTACAAGAACATGAGATTTCTTATTACATACAATCCAACCAATGCAACCTTAAACAAATTTATAGAGGAACTTAAGAAGTGTGGTGTTACCACAATAGTAAGAGTATGTGAAGCAACTTATGACACTACTCTTGTGGAGAAAGAAGGCATCCATGTTCTTGATTGGCCTTTTGATGATGGTGCACCACCGTCCAACCAAATTGTCAATGATTGGTTAAGTCTTGTAAAAATTAAGTTTCCTGAAGAACCTGGTTGTTGTATTGCTGTTCATTGTGTTGCAGGCCTTGGGAGAGCTCCAGTGCTTGTTGCTCTGGCATTGATTGAAGGCGGAATGAAATATGAAGATGCAGTACAATTGATAAGACAAAAGCGGCGTGGAGCCTTTAACAGCAAGCAACTTTTGTATTTGGAGAAGTATCGTCCTAAAATGCGGCTGCGCTTCGAAGACTCCAATGGTCATAGAAACAACTGTTGCATTCAATAA